A region of the Cannabis sativa cultivar Pink pepper isolate KNU-18-1 chromosome 3, ASM2916894v1, whole genome shotgun sequence genome:
CCTTGGCGGCAGTGAAAGCCTCCTCTGACTTTTTCAGAGTATAATTCTTCTTCTCATCAAGTGAGACAGCCATTTTGACACAGCAAAAACGACGAGAAGATTGCGAAAACTGAGAAATGGGTCTTTTAGAAAGGAACACGCTTGAACATGAAATCCCAGCTCCGACCACCGCAGCACTCGTGTTCGccatcttctctctctctctctctctctctgtgcgTCAATGGAGTATGGATCAAGAAGATAAAGTGGCTGGTAAAGAGACAACCTTTTAGATTggcgtttatttatttatttattttcaacttttaagGTACGATGCGGATAATTTATTTGGGCTGGGATGGGCCTGGGCTTGGGCCTGAAGCCGCCGCCTTAGGCCTAAGCCCAATTGGAACTATTATTTGTTGATATAAAATGGGTTTGGTTGAGAATTTTGATCATACTTTGGTTTATacaatgttatttaattattttacctcaaaataaaatgttatttaattatttagtcaAAATAAATCTCGTCAATTTAGAACCATaccataatattattatttttgttagaaaaaaaaaacataatattatttaactATTTAGTCAAGACAAATCTCATCAAATTCAAACCAAAGACATCATTTTTTTGTACATATGGTGCTCACAAAAAGGGCAGATTCATATGTATTTGAGATAGGGATTAAAGAATAAAAACaagttttatttatatattatgaaaGTAGTTttctccaataataataataataataataataataaatcgaCCAAATTAGATCAAGATGAGGTTTCTGTTTTTTAAAATATgcctgaaaaataaattaaagctAAAAGAAGGGAGTAGGTGAACCATCTCTAATGTTGATATAAAACTTGATACTTAGCTAAATTTAGCACAACCATCTCTAATGTTGATATAAAACTTAATACTTAGCTAAATTTAGcacaaaaaattgaaattatattatatttggcGTATTATTTACAAAGTGTGCTTCAATGcactaaatataaattaaaaagaaaaaaatcaaaatcataatagtaggataaaaaaaaaagaattaatataattttttataataattaatgaatCATAATAATTATATGGGTCAAATTTTATAccttttagaatatttttttctttgaagtGCACTCAAATATAACTATACAGTATACATTTTTAGCACTTTATTATAGATGATGCTGTTAGAATGGTTTATATTAAGAGTGTTGGATCAACTCTCACTAAAATTTATGCCACGTGTTCATTCAAAATTTATGCAGTCCACTTGGTTTCTCAAGCCATGTTAGCTTTCCTTTTATATACACTTGTATTCTGaaaaattagagaaagagaGTTTGAGAGAACAAATCAGAAAGAATTAGAGAAGAGTTTTGTAAGTGTACAGAGTAGAGATTGGGATGCTTATATTAGTATTGTCAGTAATTAAGCTACTATCAAGATTGGAATGGATGAATTGAACCAAGTTTCAGAGAGTTCAGAGATAGAGGAATAGGCTCCTCACAATTGTGAGGGAAAGTTCGAACCTTTATACATCAatgttgtttaatttttgtttgtttaaattcttatttttgccatttttgttATTTGGTTTCCGTGTTGTGATTGTGTGCAGGGACGTGATCAAGTTAGTGTTGGTAAATTCcaacagtggtatcagagctccAGGTGATGGGAGAAAGAACTCAATCAATGATGATCAAGAACATTTTTTAAAGGAGAAGAAGGAATCGATGGACAGACATGAAGCTGTACTAATTTGGGAAGATGACGAGTGTTAAGGTCGTGAATGGGAATTAGCTCACTGGGAAAAATAACTTTTGTCTTTAGCACGAGAAGATGAGAGCTCGTCTTGGTAATTTTGGATTGGTTGAAGCTCTATCAATGGATGGCAAGAAACCTAGTGGAATTGAATAAAAAGACTGGAATTGGAATGCATTCACCTTATGTCTCGAAGATGTGATCCTTAAAACTGTGGTTAAAAAAACCACGACCTCTACAATTTGGAATAGGCTTAAGCAAATGTTCATGACTAAGAGTATGTCAGGTCGTATTTACTTGAAGTAGAAATTCTATGGCTTCTAGATGGGCTAAGGTAAATCTCTTGATGACAATAGGAATGAATTTTACAAAATGGGATTTGATCTTAGTAGTTTGGAGGTTAAAATCAAAGAGGAAGACAAAGTGATTTAtttgcactactacaaaaaggggtGTTTACGATAGTcctaaaaatactattttggagaACCATCGCTAAAACAATTAAGCGAGTGTTTAAAATCGTCAAGAAAAATAAGGTATTCTCAATGGTTTTAAACTATTCGAAGGTATAGGCGACAGTTTTTAAACGTGCCTTAAAAGATTCTGTCAATTTTTAAATTGGAATTATCCCATGCTTAAACTTAGCGcgttttagatttaaaattttatttctcgaatcttaaattttatttctcgCCTCTTAAGATATAACTCCCCTAAAAAAAATCAGATCTcatttttttaaagttatttgtaatttttattttattttctagcTCTCTCTCCTTTGCGACCACGAGTCGTGCCATGCCTCTCCTCCACTCTCTCTCAATCCATCCTTCTCCTCTGCTCTCTCTTGGAAGGTTGGCACTACAATGGTAAGCATAATAATCTCTTATTTAgtgtttaaatttttattagccATGATTTGGTTTGTTGATCTTGATCTGTATGTGTGTGAATGAAATTCGAAGCTTGCAATCTAAAAAAAGTTTCAAGGATCGTCAAGTGAAAAGCAATTTGAAGCATTGTAAAAGAAAATTTAAAGAAGGATGAAGACGAGCACAAAGACGATGGAGAaggatgaagcttgtaaatgtTTTGGAGTGGCTGGGGCATATGCGAGAAGTAGTTTTGAGGAGGCTAAAGACAATGATTTTtttagggggggggggggggaatcCACTATAGTGATGGTTTAAAATCGCCGCTTATACTATAGCCAAGGGTTTTAAATCGTGGTTTATAGTATCGACTATAGCCGACGATTTTAAACTGTCGATAATTCTTTTCCTTGATATTTTTCCAACATCGCCTATTCTGCTCAGTATTCGTGACGGTCTTATAGGCAACAGTTTTATAGACCGTCAGGAATTCTTTACCCAATGGTGTAAAAATGTCAGGAATTCTAGGTTGTTAGTAGTGTTGCTTAATTTGTTGCCATCTCAATACCAGCAATTCAAAGATACAATCATATACTCGAAGGAGCTATCTTTGAAGCAAGCAGGCAAGGTTCAGAAGAACAATTTAGAGGCCCACTATTCTTTAGGAAGAAATAATTACAGAGGCAATAACTTAAATGAAAATTACTCACATGGAAGGAAAGGAAGAAGTCAAAGTGCTAAGGGAACGGGTCGATCTCAATCAAAGGGATCCAAGACCGACAATAATTTGTTACAATTATGGAAGATAAAACACATAAGGAAATTTTGTTACGAATTGACAAAGAAACCGAAATATTCAAGATCAAATGATCAAGACCAGAAGAATTCAACAAACTATAGTGAACAATTTGAAGATGGAGATGTATTTGCAGTTGAGGTACCTAAAGCTCTAACCTCAACTGAACAAAAAAATGAATGGATAATTGACTTAGGGTGTAACTTCTATATAACTAACAAAAAGAGTTGGATCAAAGATCTCAGAATCAAAACATTGGCAAGGTGGTATTTGGAAATGGTCAGACATGCTCAATTaaaagaattggaaaaatgatgTTCAAACTAGATGACAGAACACTTACGGCAATCGGAATGTCATGTTTGTATAAAACTTGGCTAGAAAATTGATTTAGCTAACCATGTTTGATAATGTTATTAACCAACAGTCAATCACTCacttattttgatgataaataaatatttaattattatttgttactaaattttttttttttgatcatTTTACAAGACAATTTACAAAGTATCAATGTTTGCTTGGTAAAGTCAACATAATTAAtgaagtggattcaacaagtatATCAATTACTTCATTTATACTTCATAAGGGTAAAAGTTTCATCAAGATATCAAGAATTTAAGAGGACTTCAAAAGCTCAAAGTCAAAGCCAACTCTCGAGAAAAGTCAACTTTGTatcaaaacatgcaaatcaagttaGGAAGCTCATTTACATCAAGACTACATGTAATCAAGTGGATCAagtttactttagtcttgttaaagtcgATATGTATATTTGTCGAAGAGGACTGTCGTCTCATGACTGTTCTAGTTTCTCCTTGCCCTTACCTGCACTACAAAGCACTCGTGAGTCCCAAAGACTCAGCAAAAAAAGTAAACAATAAATGTATATAACAATCAAATATCTAAATCAGGATAATAACATAATTTAACAATAATACTCAAGTACTTGTATAATAAGACGAGTCATATCTCTATAACTGGCGTTATACACCATTGATGAGTGTAAAAGAGTTCCAAGAACTCTGGTTGTAATGTGCTGATAATCAATAAAGAATACATTTTTACTGCCATTGAATTTCGAGATACGCTGTTCTATTTTACTCATTTTCtaatttaaagttttaattcTGATTTAAAGTTTGAATTTGTAGTTCTTATGAACTGTTATAAATCACAACAATTAGTTTAATATGAATTTAATTCACATCAAAGTATATATAAAGAATGAGGCGGCTTAGTTTGGTTTGAACTACAAgcgaaaattttaaaactgtGACTGAAGTATAGAATTATAAAGTCTTCATTGACCAAACAATTGACACCAAATTCATTTAGTCTAGATTCGTTGGGGTTTGAAACTATGGATTAAGAATTATATTAACAACTTTAACTCATAAACCTCATTGATTCTTATTACctttattttatacttttttttatttattaatgttgggataattttgttaatttacCCCACTAAATTGATTGGTTGGAAAATGTAAAAGattaaatatttctatatatAGTAAAAAAGAAAGGCCAAACCAAACGTGAAATAGATTAAGTTACATGTTGAGCCAGTATTAATAGCATCTTTGCACTGTAAATTAATAGAGCCACCATTAATGATCTGTTAATGTTAAAATATCAAATTAATGAATAACGTGTCTTAATCATATCAATATGATGAGTGTGACATaagatttatatatttatcatcTGACATGCATGCCagtactattattatttaattttactaaattCTCACTGTTATTGTTACATGCGAAATGTAATGAAATTGACATTGAAACATGTGACAAATgtcatattattaattaaagacAATATATATTCACTGACAGAATCATAATATCTCATTTAAAGAGACCAAAATCAAGTGTATTCATCCATAGACAAACTCATTCCTTTTGCCACATTCTTCctcaagaaaaatacaaataaaataaacccaatatttcTATAATCACAACATTCAATTTCTTGTCCACttccaaaaaataaatgaagaaaGAAGAGGGAATCGGTCTCTCATTAATTAAATCCAAATTTCAGACACTTTAGGCCATTTGTCAAAATAAGTAGGAACCAAAAAACTGTAGCATAAATTGATAGTCAAcgtgtgtttttcttttttttttttagaaaaaaaaaccatacaGAACAACCTAGACCTAAATGAACATGCCAATACAGTTCGAATTTTCAAAGAAAGTTCACAGTTTTATATGTTGTCCATTATGTCGAGTCAATTTTAGTAAACAATAACTCTTTTTGTCGTCTACTACTTAAGGCTCAAGTTAAAGCAGAAGCTTTTTCCCACCCACTCATTTCAGAATCATTTTTCCTTTATTGTTCTTAACTTTATACTCCCAACAAAATTGTAAGTCTGAACCATTTTCTATTATAATAACTAGAACAAAAAATTTCCAATCAAACACCAAAAATTGGCAGCAAATAGCCCCAAATAagtagtaactatatatatctaATTATAATATGTGTATACTATAGTACTATATATCAAATTAATGAACCACAAACAACTGAAGAAACTGATAAAGGGAATTGCATAGTAGTGGAATACTTGAAACTAACAATAGCACCATTGAGTAAAGGCTTGCCATCATTGACAAGACAATCATCAAAATTAAGGCGTTTGAAGATTTTTGGGTCGATGAGATTGTCTGAGCTGAACCATCCACATTTGAGATGAATATTTGAGATGGTGCAGCCAGTGAAACAGTTGTTTATGATTTCAACTGAGAAAGTTGGTATGCCCCTTGGGAGAGGGCTCGTGGGGCCTTGGCTCACTGTTATATCTAAGGTTGAACAGTTAGCTGATTCATCACTACCTCTGATTCGGTGGGGTTCAATTCTTGCAGATTCTTTCTCTGTGGaatcaacaaaataataaataaaaaagcaaTGAATTGTGTCTGATCAAAAATGAGAAACAAGAAAAGGAACTGTATATGCATTAATGGTATATGTGTTCAACTTTTCAGTTAACTTAATTAAACACGTACGAAACAGAAATAATAAAAGATGGTATATCTGTTATCTGTACATGTATGTATTATGTATGATGTATGTGTTTCTTTCAacctttttaattatttaattacattCTTGTACTTGGGGTAATTAAAATAAGAGCATTGCTATAAGGCACTAGTGGTGCCTAGTACTATCTCGACATGTCGCATtacgattggctagcgatactcactaaaaactattatattaaattatataagacccgatacttagttaaaCTAATAGCAATATTGACACATAGTAGAGTGCTACCCTTTAGTATTTCTCTTAAAATAAGCTAATCATATGAATTAATTATGACCTTATTCAAGTTTTCTTTTTCCAAAGAGAATTACTAAAAGTATCTAACATCCTCTTTCATGTTAGactattattagtgtaattaaatatcgaattttatataacttaaaaatgtaatttttaagAATATTATTAATCAATCATAAAACGTCACCTATAAAAAGTGACAGACACAAATTGTAGCCAATATGAATGCTAACAAGAATGAATATGagcaaaataatattaatatgtgTAACCGAAACAtacactaaaaatatatattactattcacaataatttatttcaaataaaactaactatattaaaattaatcaatGCATTTTAAATTCACATATTATTATTTCTGTATAACTATCAAATTAGGCATACTGATTACCCAAATTATGCCAATGCCAAGCCATCAAACTGCCTtaaatcatttttatttttattattattattttaaaatatatataaatatataaaaagaaggGGGTACAGTGAGGCATAGGGCGCACGTTAGCATTGAAGCATAACGAAAATGTATGGGGCGTGCGCACCTCTGACAATTGTGCTTACTTACCAGTACCACTACTAAGCTTGCGATGAATTTCAGTACTACTGCGACTCTTCAACAACGCCGTATTCTTCTCTTCAGACCACTTTGCTCCGCCATTAATGGACCTTCCCTCCAacgcttttaaaaaaaaaaaaagatcaggatcagaaattattaattaccacaaaaatataaataataacaaaCGAAGGATCTGAAAGAAAAGTAAAATGGTTTGGTACAATTATTACCAGGTAGAAACGTGAAGAGTAATAGTAATAGGGTGGAGATGAAGGCTACCGAGGCGGCTGAAATCCTGAGTCGTGGAAGTAGGTTCTGAGTTGATGAAGACATTTTCATATATAACTGATCGGTAATGGAGAAAGATAATAATGATATGGTGAAGATGGTGATATCTTTCTTTCTCAgtctctgtatatatatatatatttatagcttgagaagaaaaagaaaaaggtaacTACTCTTGAAATtgcacatgttttttttttgtatttaattttagaattaattatgataattttaaaaaggaaatacaattgattttttttagggaaGAATACAtttgatattaattaatttgtgtgAGAATATAATTATCTTAATATACCTTAAGATATGCAGTGTAATAAATATTAGATATCGCAATATTACTTGGAAAATCAATTATATCcatgaaaatgaaaaatatatattatttggaaaaaaaaacatTGAGAGAAAtgataaatatcatttatacccTTCCGAAAAAAGGAAAGAATTAAAAGAAAAGTGTGAGTATTTATTAAATAGTCATAAAGGActcaacaaaaagaaaaaatcctTATCAACTTATGATCAAGTTATTTATGcattttaatgaattatatatgTTGctataattaaattcaaaagaaaaaaaaaaacttaattaggCAACTCATTCAGCCAAAGGAAAATAAACTTGATTAGGCAActctattttctaaaaaaatatatattataaaaggtAAGTCCAAgccaaacattcaatatttagaTTTAGTAaatgagaaatgttaaagggcATCAGTAGTGCCTAACACCCTCCTATGTATCAATATCGTTATTGGTTCAACTAAGTACCgtgtctcatataatttaatacaataGTTTTTAGGGAGTATAACTAGCCAATCGTAATGCGACATGTCGAGAAGATGTTAAACACTACTGGTATCTAATAGTAATGCTCTTGGAAAATATTAACTAAAGTATGTTGTTCATATCACGATTGAATAAGGTTTTTCTAGCCACATAACATCTTCGGACTGGCCATTGgccaaaaaataattacaaaatttgTCATTTGACACTTTTGTAAACCTTTTCAACCAATTTCAATAAAACTATAActtaaatttacttttttttactgGAACAGAGGAAGAACTTTTTGTTGAATTATCAATTCAAGTTATACATTGGAAGAATAAACAAGAGTTGTCTTAAATATTAGTGTTAAATCTACGTTATTAGTATATAAGACCTTTTAGGAAGTGTCCAAAAACAACACAGTGAGGGTTTAGGCCCAAAACGGATAATATTATACTAATATGGAAGTCAAGTAAGGTAGCGGTTAGGACCGGTCCTAGGTTAATGTGGGCTAGGCCCGCGCCTTGGGCACACTGATTTTAGggggcccaaataaaaaaaaaaacatacatatttttttaataatttttaaaaataccatttatttttatagtaagggtccaaaaatattttttttttcctatgacCCATTTCAACTTAGGGTCGACCCTGGTAGCGGTCCAATAAGGTGGAAGAACGGGTcccaacaagtggtatcagagccaaaggTTTAGGAGTATTGGGATAGTGGGTTGCATTTGCAATGTGTGGGAGAGGCCCTCAATGTGATCGTGATTAAAGATCTATATGGTGCCTTGAATTGAAAGTCTACCTGATGTTGAGGAAGTCAGGTGACGTGTCCCGTTGATGATTACGGCGGTACAAGATCGAGATCGGTGTTAGGACCTGTATTGAAAGTCTTCCTGATAAAGGTGATAGTTAGGCAGCGAGTTCCGTTGATGTTAGCGGCAACATAAGGGGTTTCACTAGAGGAGAGGCCACGAGCATGCGGTCTTTGGTTTGAGGGGAGGATTGTTACGGTATATCAACTCAATTCCCACATTAGAAGAATATGCAAAAGTTGTTTTGGATATAAGTGTTTCATTTACTATATTAGTATGAGGCTTTTTAAGAATGTGCCTAAAAATAAAATCGTGAAGGCTTAGGCCTAAAGCAAACAATATCATACTAATGTAAGAGTTATAATAAAGTAGCGGTCCAACAAAATAAAAGAACAAATCCCAACACTTCTTTCAAGAAGTTTATTGGCATAAAAAATGCCATCATATTATTAAAGTATATCAAGAAATGCCCCAAAAAAATATAACTCTTATCTCATTAAAGGACATgtaaaattaatcaaaataaaaccagcaacaacaataaaataaattgttcTAGCTGGTATGTTCCACCCTTCATCACCTTCCTTGTGCCATTGTTGAACTTTACTAGATGTATATTTGATATTGTATATATAGTGATAATATATAAGTTATATATGTAGCCACTTTTAGTAGATGAGAGGTGAGAGTACATACATGAGCAAAGCTGGAAGAGCATGTACAATTTGaagttgttatttatttatttatttatttatttatttttaataaaaatcataagatctattaattaataaatttaatcaaaataataGAACGCACTTTAGAGGAACAGTCCTCCAACTGAAGCACACGacctgtagagaaacaagagtctcttgccaagcaatgaaccaacttatttgcagatcattttacaaaacacaaatcaacaaaagataaagccaaaagCAAATTTGAAACATCTTGAACAATAAGACGTCCAAACTGTGAAGGCATAAAAATACCGCTCTGAATCGCTTGGACACACACCAAGCTATCTGTTTTCAACATGTCTCTATCCCACGAATGAGTTGCAATCCAACTCAATGCTTCTTTAATGCCTATTATCTCAAGAATGTCAGGTTAAACACATCCAAACTTTCCCTTCTTGAATGCTTCTTCCATAACACCATGATGATTCTGAGCTACACAATCCATGCCAAAAGACAAGACTCGAACCGAAGGAAAAAACTAaaaaccatgtcaaaagacaagactaatggGACAAACTAAAAGGAAAGGACTAaagaaccatgtcaaaagacaagactaataatgggaaaactaaattagtttcaacacataaacacgatcacagcattaaaattaattaaggaatGAACTCCTTATAATTCTAACCACATAAAAACATTAATtggaattaaactaataatagtaaattaataaatgaaaacaaaaatctGAAACGGAGGACGTCGTTGAGCCAAACCACTCTCAGACGACTGCTCTTGAACCCCTCACAGAAAAAGATGTTGACGTTGTATTCCCTTCTTCTTTGTGTACAGTAAAGCACTTGAAGTTGTTATTCATTAATATGATTTGCTAACAAAATTAACGttctaaaatataaaaatataattgaggTTTATTTTTTGAGTGTAAGTTACTAAATTACTACACATCAACTAATAATCATATCAACACTAAATTAGGTGGGggtttatataattaagatttCTATCATTTAAAATACATTAACGGTTAATACAAATTGatcttttatttacaaaaatatttttataaagtgTAGACAACATTTAtactttttatgtatttttaattaccaaaatacttcttacactatcacttacacatacaatcaCCATCACTTAATGTGTATACCAcctattaactttttttttttttcatgaattcgaaacaacctctattttgattgatttCGTTCGTCTTCTCAAGTGAAGTCACCgaaattaatggtggttctctttctgATTGGATTGCATTTCAGTTGTTTTAGGTTGTTGGGTGGTTgcccgaaggttgcatcagacaaaGGTTTCAATCTCAGGAAGCATGAATCGTGGGTTGAAGGTGGGTGTAAGAggtatttgtttaatttttttttttatttgggttgtATATTTATTCATTTGGCCGGCTgaaatttttttgtaatattgaCTTTGATTTTGCTCCCTCGTGGCTAAAGGTGGTCGTCGTCTAGTGAAGAAGAAGTCGATGGTGTCTTTTGCTTGAAAAAATTTCAACATTGACGACCAGAAGGGAAAGATGAAGTCAACTTTAAGGCAACGGTGATGAAACTGTAATGCAACAGTTATATCTgaataaaaccataaacaattaataatacaacatatttgatacaaataaatattacaacaatCGTGTTTTATATATTCTGGTCGCATATTTGAATAACGAGCCATGTTTTTATAATACTATGATATTGTAATACTAAAACCATTATTCAACTAATGTGCAACTTAATTGcaactaaaaatattaaatgtgaATATGTATATGTAAGAAACTATTTGTCAGTATTTTTTTGTCACTAATCGATTATTACTTGTACCTTAATAGTAATATGTGGAGAAGtaactgttagcaaaatgttcatgcaactgtaatgcaactgttatagaatattaaaaatcagaatagtgtttccacgtacgtaactctatctacatgtctcttcGTGATTTcatatgaacaaattcaccattagaaatttgaaaaacaataaaaatacacgaggataaatattttactatagtattgatgtaatttttttattattatatttgagttagattgtttgggaactccagtTCAACTTTTTTAGATTTACATTTTATGGATCTAAAAATTAAAGTCAAGACATTAGTTTTAGGGGTTTTTTCATTagtgtacaacaaaaataattatattacaaaaaatgtgcaa
Encoded here:
- the LOC115710357 gene encoding protein TAPETUM DETERMINANT 1-like isoform X1 → MKMSSSTQNLLPRLRISAASVAFISTLLLLLFTFLPALEGRSINGGAKWSEEKNTALLKSRSSTEIHRKLSSGTEKESARIEPHRIRGSDESANCSTLDITVSQGPTSPLPRGIPTFSVEIINNCFTGCTISNIHLKCGWFSSDNLIDPKIFKRLNFDDCLVNDGKPLLNGAIVSFKYSTTMQFPLSVSSVVCGSLI
- the LOC115710357 gene encoding protein TAPETUM DETERMINANT 1-like isoform X2, giving the protein MKMSSSTQNLLPRLRISAASVAFISTLLLLLFTFLPALEGRSINGGAKWSEEKNTALLKSRSSTEIHRKLSSEKESARIEPHRIRGSDESANCSTLDITVSQGPTSPLPRGIPTFSVEIINNCFTGCTISNIHLKCGWFSSDNLIDPKIFKRLNFDDCLVNDGKPLLNGAIVSFKYSTTMQFPLSVSSVVCGSLI